atacaAAGGTGGTGAGCAACAACATATCAAACTCAattcttctttttttaaaatgagGCGAAGAAATTAGGGTTACAATTTTTTATCCATGAAAATGAAAACTTCAATCCAGCAAAAATAGAGGTGGCAGATATCTAaaccactacaaaaatttgtatctttaacgacaacctaattacgacgggtcaaaaatcccgtcgcaaaagccttttgcgacggggctaacaaccaaacatgacgggaataaccgtcgcaaatgtcttttacgacgggtttacgacaaatttacgacgggatttctattaacgacggcccccttttatgacgggttcgtgacaggaaatcccgtcgttaatcaacgattattggcctttcgcgacgggatttcccgtcgttaatagtaccatttcttgtagtgaacataaatcttatcttatattttaAGATTGCATTATCTTAATTTCTAAGTTTCAAGTACaacaagttcaaataagttttttttgatAAGCAAACAATATAGTTCAAATAAGTTATAATAAGGTTTTATCTAGACAATAAGTTTCAGTATGTAAGGTTCCGCAAGTTACTCTTTAAAATCAGCTAGGTCTAACTAAGTCCAGTAAATTCTAATCAATTCCAATAAAAGTGATCCAACCATTTTCAATagattcagataagttcaatcaAGAGAAGTTTAGATATTATCCGATAAAGATAACGCACACTTCCACGTAGTAAGTAACAAATACCATTTCATATGGGTCACAATCACATACTGTACATCGTACTCATGATCCATTTGGGGCTTATTCTTCTATTCAATCAACTCCTTAAATCTTAACCAAGATTTTGTTTAGTGGAACACATGACATAGTATTAATCCATAAATATTAACAAAGAGTTCGTTTAATGGAGCACATGACAAATCCCCATGACTACTTCTACTTGAAATTGGTGTGGAAAATTATCTATCTAATTATGGTTAATTGGTTGTTTAATAGTAAAACTGATTCTTTAATAAAAACTCAAACGACATCTATAATAGAAATCAAAGTTAACATTTATATAacaaactagattttagcccgtgcgatgcacatattctattaaattgttatgtttaaataaaactcatatttatatatataccaatttatatattatattagattattttttttatttttcattgaatttcattttcgatttatttttttaattatgagagtgtttatttttggatgaaattgtgtatatgaataattaattgataaaaatTTCTACGTGacaattaattatttatctatgtggcactcgacttttttaattcaaaattaattttgaattcttATATTTCATTGGCGGAAACCATTATATTtcttacgtggcgctctaatattggattaatgtttgattttaaattgaattttatttattttattttagattagtgtttgattttggatgaattttattttagatttattttttaatttttagagtgtttgattttagatagaGTTGTGTatattaacaattaattaattaaaacatctacgtggcacctacttatctacgtggcacttgatttttttaattcaaaaataaattagaaatcttatttttcattggccgaaaccattagtaatcctacgtgacgctctaatatttcagcaaatatgcctcctttatatatatatatatatatatatatatatatatatatatatatatatatatatatatatatatatatatatatatatatataatatatataaatatatataaatatatatatatatatatatatatatatatatatatatatatatatatatatatatatatatatatatatatatatatatatatatatatatatatatatatatataaaggagggaTCCGGTAAGAACACCTCCTTAGGTAAGAACACTccttacggtaagaacactttcACACTCTTAATGTTCTAGAtttttattcaagcatgttctaaattttgttAACTATgctctaaaattattcaaaaatttctaaatttgttcaaccatgttctaaaattattcaagcatgttctaaatttgttcaaccatgttctaaaatttcaaactcatgttctaaatttattcaagcatgttctaaatgtattcaacgatgttctaaatttattcagccatgttctaaatgcaggcatgttctaaatttattcaaccatgttctaaatttagaacaagtcaacacatatacatatataaatgttctaaattttcaagcccgtgatctaaatttattcaaacgtgttctaaatttattcaacgatgttctaaattttttcaaccatgttctaaatttattcaactatattctaaatttatttaagcatgttctaattttatttaaccatgttctaaaatttcaaactcgtgttctaaattaattcaagcatgttctaaaattattcaaccatgtcaaatcaattttcaagctcatgttctaaatttattcaaccattttctaaatttattcaacaatgttctaaatttgttcaagcatgttctaaacttattcaAGCATGctctaaatttattgtacaatggtctaaatttagaacatgagaacctagtcaacacatatacatatatacatgttctaaaatttcaagctcgtgttctaaattaattcaagcatgttctaaaattattaaacatgttataaaattattcaaccatgttctaaatttattcaagtatgttttaaatttattcaagcatattctaaatttattcaagctttcagcatgttctaactttattcaaccgtgtttcaaaattaattcaagcatgttctaaaattattaaacatgttctAATTCTATTCaggcatgttctaaatttattctaacatgttctaaatttatccaagcatgttctaactttattcaactgtgtttcaaaatttattgaagtatgttctaactttattcaagtatgttctaactttattcaagtatgttctaactttattcaaacatgttctaactttattcaagtatgttctaactttattcaaacatattctaactttattcaagcatgttctaactttagtCAAGCATGtcctaaatttattcaagcatgttctaaatttattcaagcatgtactaactttattcaacaGTATTCAAATGTTatacaagcatgttctaaaatatattcaagcatgttctaattttattaaagtatattctaatttttacatttttcaAGATTCGAGTACATTTTGAACAATCAATTGAGAAtgtcaccaccaccaccgcagaCCAGttcagccaccaccaccacaatcgGCGATTTCTTCCAAACTTCGGTTCGATTTTGTTGGAGTTTTGAAATGAgaaatcgattttaattttgtGCATTGAGAAATCGATTTCAATTCAAAACTCGATGCTCGTATATCGAGAAGTCGAATTTTTTTCCGTATCAACCttcaaaattagaaaaaataaatgaagaaacTAAATTATCAATCAACCTTAAAACAAAGATAAAATGCAGAAAATAAATTATCTGCATAATAACTCAGCCTAATCAGAGAAAATAATAGTTCAAATAAGAAATTACTCCATCAAAAACCAAAGAACATGCATCAAGCAAATAACGCCACGAATCACCAGAAAATCGCAAAAGGTTAGAAAACGAAATGAAGAGAGGGAACAGAGCAGAGAGAAAATAGATCTTACTCAGAGTCACCAGTAAGGTCAGCGACCGAGAAGACGAAGCCGCCAACCTTGAGATCGACAGAAAGGACGACCACACCGGCGAATTTATTTTCGTGTCACTGAATTTATTTTCGTGTCACTGAATTTATTTTTGTATCACTGGAAATAGATCTTACTCAGAATCACTGAATTTATTTTCGTATCAACCACACCGGCGACTTCTAGTTTGATTTCACCGGATTTCTAGTTCTGTTTCGCCGGATTTCTGGTTCGGTTTCGCTGCCTCCTCGCTTCCGACTCCGCCGCTGCGGCCACCGCCGCTGCCGCCACCGCTGCTGGATCGAAAAATCTAGGAAGAACACCGATTGAGAAACCGTTTGAAATCGATTTCGAAGAATCGATTACACAATCGATTGAAAAATCGATTTTAACTGAGAAATCGATTGAACAATCGATTAAGAAATCGATTTCGATTTGGAAAATTTAGTAAAGAAACTCGCTAACGTTGTTATCAAATTGCTCGAATCGAAACGAAATTAAGAGTTGTTGATTAATTCACACAAAATTTGCGATAATTGGGGTAAAAATCATGTCGAATtgaagagagaagagagaagagagagagaggtaGTTGTGATGAgttcttagagagagaaaaaaatgtcgtgaaagagaggagaggaaggGGGTAAGTGGGTAAATGATTATCTTAAactacgaaaatgccattaatATTAGGTTGATTTTGGGCGGTCGGATTAGATTTCATCCTACGGTGTAAGgagtgttcttaccgtaaggagtgttctcaccgtaagaagtgttcttacgggagcctttctctctctctctctctctctctctatatatatatatatatatatattagatttgaattaaaaaaagaataatTTCATCAAAACTATGATTCCCCTAACAATAATCTTGAAACTTTCTAAAAAACAGACACCAAGATACCGAATCttagtcaaaatacataatttgTTCCACacaaattaactgaaataaataaatgaataaacaaaaagaaaatttttggcgGGTATTTTAGTATAAAGTAATAGATACTCCTCCACGTAGAGATTTACGTAGagattttaccacctaaaaaaattaaaatttgattttttttattatctcttatcAATAAGATAGACGAAAACATTATGTGTGAGCGTGTGAccctatttttttttaaggCGTTTAAAGTCAAATTTTCCTTATTAAATACCGtaacaagaaaacaaaaaataaaatagaagcCATATCAATATATCACTAACAAGGAACTTTGAGGAAACAACTTTAACAAGTTAAGTCGAATAAgctaaaaaaaaatggagttttCTTGGCTACTCTCATTCATAACATTAATAATTTCCCTAACAATAACcttaaaacttttaaaaaaacaaacaccAACAAATTTACCACCAGGCCCTCCAAAGTTACCATTAATAGGTAACCTCCACCAACTAGCTTCCAAAACCACCCTCCCCCACCGCCGTCTGGCGGAGCTGGCGACGGTCTACGGCCCTATTATGCACCTCCAGCTAGGGGAGGTTCCCACGGTGGTGATATCCTCGCCGGAGATGGCAAAAGCGGTGATGAAAACTCACGACGTGGGTCTTTGTAGTCGGCCTAAAATGTTGATGCCTCAAGTGGTGTTTTATAACTGTAGCGATATTGCGTTGACCCCTTACGGCGAGTATTGGCGGCAAGTTCGGAAGATTGCGACGCTTGAGTTGTTTACGAGCCACCGTGTTCAGGTGTTCCGGCCGGTGAGGGAGGAGGAGGTAATGGGTGTTATTAAGTCTCTTGTTACGGATGCTAAGGCAGGGTTGGTGGTTAACCTTagcaacatcatttttgccctcaactttaacattattttaaggTAACTTTCATAATCATCTtggctttttttgtttttgtttttttttttgttgggaaAGAGTCACATAGACCATCTGTTTTAATGACTAGATTAACCACTCTTATcaatgggaaaaaaaaaaaaaatcaccactATTTTTCTACCACTTTCTTACTCCTCTACATCACTTTCCTCACAAATAAATTTTCCTAAAACAAATTCATCCCATCAATGAACTAAAAAAATCACCACTATTTATCAATGGAATGACCACTTTTACTATTTACTAAACCTCACCACATTTTATATCTTCCACATACTCTCTCCATTTTGtattttattcaattatatttaataacttaaatgaattctaacaattaattaagataaattatttaatttacgttatttttatatattttttgatatttatatatttttaatactataaatttaattttcagtaatttttcGAAATATCTTTATAGTAATACTTAGTATGAAAaatgattttgatgattttagagagaaaaaaaataatttttaaaagtgtGTCAAAATATAGAAAATTTAGTCTCTATACATAGATCATGAAATTTTATGACCATtggcatatttttttttattattattaattattttcgaCTAAATTAGCCGTTACCCAAAATAACCATTAGAAAAAGCACCGATTTTTGTGATTGATTGATAAAAATGATTGACAAATGGCAAGCGCCCATTGGGCCTAACGCTGCCCAAGTCAGCAAAAAGAAaattccctctttttttttttggatttatgCGGCTACTTTTACCTAAATTACCGTATTTTATCTTTGTTTTTGTCCCATTCATGTCACTATCATCTGCAACTCTCACCAAGTGGGTCCCAATTTTTTTGGTGAGCATTTACAAGAAATAGAACACCCCGCATGTATTTACCGATTTTCTCGCGAGCTAATTTTAATTTCCCCATTGGTGTGGTATGCGAACTATTTTAACCTCACCGTTTTTCACTTGTGAGAAATTTTTTCCCCTACTGATGAGAGTGCTCTAAGACATCATTTGTATCGTTGCACTGATTTTGGGGTGAAATTTTTCGAGATTCAATTGATGAAGGATTGAAGGGTGATATACACCCTCTCCTTCTTAAAGATCTTTTCATTTCCATCTTGATTACATTGGTCTTCCCTACACTAATTTGACCACTAAtatttttaagaaaattaaatGGACTTTGGGAAATATATTACTCTTTCCATCTCACATTACTCGTTCCACTTATCGTTGCACAAAATTTTAGATGATAAATGGTTGTTTGattatcaatttttattttatttaaaaagtagatgtgataggagttagtaaaatattttttttaattggatgAGAGAGATAGAGTGGGGACCaagctttttttttatatattgggaagagagagacaatataataattgtgcgGTCATTTCAAATTTAAAGGTGTAACattaatctgggacggacgaaaaagaaaAATGTAACAAGTAATGTGGGACGACAAGATTATTTACTcttgcttaccaaaaaaaagatttaataaaattttatgtttgtCGCCTAAAGCTCCGAATTGAAGTTGCGTTTTTACCATCTGAAAATCTCAAacttttttttaccacctgcaaacaaaaaaaaaaaacattttatcACCTTTTAACATCAAAGTTAACGACACCCTAATAGATCCTCACTACAAgcatttgtatctttaacgacaacctaataacgacggatCAATAAtctcgtcgcaaaagccttttgcgacaggGATAACAACCAAAGAAAGATGGGAACAACCgttgcaaatgtcttttacgacgggttaacgacggaattttccattaacgacgtcccccttttatgacgggttcgcgacagaaaatcccgtcgttaatcaacgattattggcctttagcgacgggatttttcgtcgttaatggtacaatttcttgtagtgcctTCTTGTTAACTTACCTGAACTCATATTAACTTACTTTGTCTTAGTTAactcaaaataagtcgaacagaaaaTACCCTAATAAATCATCTTTGTGATAAATTCAGGTTAACTATGAACAAGAAAGGCAAAGATGGAAAAGAATTTAGACAATTAATAGCAGATGTGGCTGAGCTAATCTCTGGCTTTTCAATGGGTGACTTGTACCCATCAGTGAAGTTCATAAGTTCAATTACAGGTATGAAAGGGAAACTCGAACGAATAGTGAAGAGATTTGATACTTTAATGGATCCCATAATTAAAGAGCATATGTCTAAAAAGAGATTAGGCAATAATAAAGTtcaagatgaggaagaagacTTGGTGGATGTTCTTTTAAAATTTCATAAGGGTAATCTACATGATCATACTAGCACTGAATTCTCTCTCACCACTGATAATATCAAGGCTATTGTTTTTGtaagttcatttttttttaccataTATAGTTTGCATCATCACATTATAATTCATGCTTCAATTTGTTTTGTCTTAGTTACAACCTTTACTGTTCGCCCTAATTTTAAAATGCGAGTCGATagataaagatggttgtgggccgtGTCAGGCCGAGACCAGGGGAAGTGGGCCTGAACGGGTCCGGCCCACAACAAGCCCGCTTGTAAACGTTCGGGTCGGGAATTTCAAAACTGTTGCTCAGGCCAACGTGCCCTCGTGCCTGTCCAAGTTGGGTCATCTGGTCGCCGTGCCTAACCCTAATTTTACTAAGTTTAGCATGATTTGCCGTGCCGGTTCGGATCGTACGTGTTGTGGTTTGtcgtatttttttaaaaaaatacgaCTCATGCCTGACCCCCCGGCCCACAAATTCTTGCCCGTGCCCACCCGACCCACAACCATCATTATGGATATGATGGatattaaattaattcatgccCCCATTTTAGATATTATTAGGGGAAATGTGGGTTATTGGATATGGATTCGATAGTTTGGTAAAGTTAAGTGAGTAAAGTTGCAACTATAAAGAAACGGTCAAAATAGAAACGTTGCGGTTAAAAGAGAACGGTGATCAACtacttgttctttttgttttatCTATTGCGGCTTTAAAATAGTTAAGGCATATCCTCCTTAcctcaaaaattaaaattaaaattataatagTTAAGACttgggctccgtttggtagagcgtaaaacgtttttatgACTAGGAAGTAATAAGTTACTTCTTAGCTATTAGATAGACCTGATCAAACGGCGGGCCGGGCTCGTGCATAAAAAATCAGCCCGTTatgtcgggccgggccgggccaagATTCGGGCCAAAAATTTGTGCCCAAACCCGCTATTTTCGGGCCTAATATACCGGGCTTTTCGGGccattttcgggccgggccaaatttataactaaaaagtgtatttttgtgtttcccaaacccgcccaaaaaaaataaattttcgggtcgggtcgggtcgggcccGGAAATCGAGCCAGAAAATTCTGCCCAAAACCCGCGAAAATTTTGGGCCGACGGGCCGGGCTTgtcttgatcaggtctactaTTAGATTATTCTCACTCAATATATtgcctccgtatttatttaagggatacacttggttgggcacgggtattaagaaaaagaattgaatgaaataaagtaatcaAACAAGTGgagttgagtagatattttaataagaaaaacaagttgagaccatgtcattttagggagtgggtggtgggggtggggtgtagatatattatttaattagatggtggagttgataagttactaaaaatggcaagtgtatctcttaaataaatactgccggaaaagacaagtttatctcttaaataaatactgttccggtgttgtaaagatggaagcaatgagcttcgaatgaaggccctttcgtatgtgttgaagatcttgcttgcttgaatgagttgagtccgaattcacctgcgcaagagcaaagtcactagcctcgggggtgtttccgaggaaagcccctccgatgcctaagtaagaacgatgctcggattctagagagaagttctctaaaagagtagtcttaaggcgataaattggacgtaccttgaggtgtgagccttggcggcctatttatagtgtttgcataataaatgcccataggtcatttattgctattgggccttgggccttgatggatggctgactagccatttggtaggtttgatgctgtttgtttagagccattgggctttggacttagtggcccaattgagaatcaattgggagcccaaacaacatgccccccagacccagtccatttagaattaaatgggtgggtttccaattgtcagaagtccaaaagttccctctttttttttgaaaagggatgatttgcattgatgacaagtgttgggatttgtattgtgtcgtggagatcgtgggttgaggaagttgatgcgccccctttcttttctataaatactgggtgctttgctcctttcgaactttttactctttctttcaaacccattctctctctaaattccggcgatcgcagttttcaagtttcttcagatctacggaaTTCAGTCAGCTttggacttcgggaacttgtgtcaCTCGTTTTGTCGGCGAATTCCACTTCGGGAAAAGGTAACTTGTTTCTGagtttttacttattttttccgATCTTTCCTCTactcctcaatctaaaccctagatcgAAAGTTCgcggccatggcaaagaataggggaaAGAGTAAGTTCGTCGTTGAGTCCTCTGGTGAGAAGGAGGATGTGCCTTCGGGGAAGGTACATAAGTCTTCAAGTGGTTGGGATGCTTCTAGAGATGGTGCCGCTGGCGATTCTGGTGTATCCGAACGGGTTACTTCTGGTAAGAAGGCCGGCTCTTCGGGTGTTCGTCGTCATTatcctgagtttccagttcattggacggaagttgatccgaagggcaagtatgcctcaattttgcacgagaccaccaagatcgatggtccattggagaaatcggtcagtggtgactggttggtggaagcgaagttggggaattatcatcggaaggccgaggagctatacggaattcagcatgccttggggtactggtgcgagcttcctgaacaggagcgtcctcgggtgacccATCCACCGAGAGGGTTCATTTCCGTGTACACTCATCATTTGGAGAATGGTCTCCGTTTTCCCTTGGATTCGTTCGTATCCGAGCtcttggtgtcgtacaacattagtttggcccagcttacacccaaatctatgaggcacataatcggatttagatgggtgtgtgacTTTGTCAATTTCCCTTGCTCTGTCGCTGTTTTTCGGGATCTTCATGATCTGGTTCTCAatcatgcttccaagggtgatgggtatggttggtggaccatcgtcaacaaaaagtcccgaaaagggggggagccgaactacattacggcGTACCCTTACCTTAGCTCTGACcacaattggaagacggagtggttgctcgttcgtgtgccgacggatccgaagcatcccaatTTTTATCGTCCTCCAAAGTGGTTCgtggctcctgatcctgatatgagggGCGTGGCAGCTCCGGATCGGAATCATCGCCACTATGTGGATCTCCTTCAGTGGTTCTTGGCTCAGGGGGATAATTATagactgccgtctagctggctcccgaaccttaaTTACAttttgcgggaggacattcttgttgttgccggtctcagcaggatttttgacaggggtaggtgtctttcggctgggaccgtttttcagtgagtttgtccttCTCTTTCCTGTTTCGTTTTACTGACatattttgtgctttgtttttgcagagtacggctttagctgcattgatcctaagaagttgggcatttctttggatttgaagactATCCACGACCCGGCTCCTGAGTACAAGTTTGGAAAAGataatcctcgtaatcctcgcctgaaggattacgtgttgtctccctcgggtgttgctcggatatccgaagttcgagctgatccgtgggattctgcctcctcTTTTGAAGCTGTTCCCGTGAAGGTTGTGCTTCCTGTGTTGAAGACAActtcggatccggtgagtgtttatTTATAGGCTCGGTTTCTGtttgtctttttctttttggttggccgtcggctaacgtcttggtcctggaccatttTTCTAGGGTCGtaggactgacgctgtgccgcgtgccgttccttcggtttcgtcTCCGGCCCGGATAGATTtttctttatctaggaaccgggtatttCACCttgcttttttatttatttcccCCTTGTCCTCTTCTTAAGCTTATTGACCCTCGGTTTCCCTTTTCTTTTAGgatcaaagaaaaaggaagggtagcactcttctgAGTTCAtctgcgcatccgaagaaggcAAAGGTTTCCCAGCCTTCGGAGAAGGTAAGGGGTCTCTGACTTGGGAGTTTTCTTGTAATCCGTCCTCCCCTTTTCCGAAACTGATCTTTGAACGCTTGCCATGTAGGAagcggtttcggaagtcatgcctcctcctaagaatcttcttcacttcatgcccttgccagggcagaagttaaagagtgtggtggttgatgaaccgccgcccgtggatcagccgctgatcgaggaagataccatcccctctccgctgaagccaTCTGCTGTTTTGGGGATCgaaatccaggatatcaccaaggtgatggaggcgattgaagctGATT
This genomic stretch from Spinacia oleracea cultivar Varoflay chromosome 3, BTI_SOV_V1, whole genome shotgun sequence harbors:
- the LOC110800420 gene encoding cytochrome P450 71AP13, giving the protein MEFSWLLSFITLIISLTITLKLLKKQTPTNLPPGPPKLPLIGNLHQLASKTTLPHRRLAELATVYGPIMHLQLGEVPTVVISSPEMAKAVMKTHDVGLCSRPKMLMPQVVFYNCSDIALTPYGEYWRQVRKIATLELFTSHRVQVFRPVREEEVMGVIKSLVTDAKAGLVVNLSNIIFALNFNIILRLTMNKKGKDGKEFRQLIADVAELISGFSMGDLYPSVKFISSITGMKGKLERIVKRFDTLMDPIIKEHMSKKRLGNNKVQDEEEDLVDVLLKFHKGNLHDHTSTEFSLTTDNIKAIVFVSSFFFTIYSLHHHIIIHASICFVLVTTFTVRPNFKMRVDR